A part of Caretta caretta isolate rCarCar2 chromosome 1, rCarCar1.hap1, whole genome shotgun sequence genomic DNA contains:
- the LOC125636284 gene encoding olfactory receptor 52R1-like, whose amino-acid sequence MQETPFWLSVGHLLPYTMSDSNSTNFTNPSTFILLGVPGLEAAHVWISIPFCAMYAIVILGNFTILFIVKREPSLHRPMYYFLCMLVVTDLVQSTSVLPKMLSIFWFNSREIHFSACLTQMYFLISFSVMQSGILVAMAFDRYVAICDPLRHSTTLTNPVVAKIGLAMVLRGVMFIFPYPFLASKWPYCRTNIIPYTYCKHIAVVKLACTDIRISSYYSLSVAFFVTGVDVFCIAVSYTQILRAIFSLPTKDTRLKTFGTCSSHLCVILASYTPHIFSTITQRFGHNMALYFHVLMDNVCLLVPPMLNPIIYGVRTQEIWDRLLQIFTHKGPKAFSW is encoded by the coding sequence ATGCAGGAAACACCGTTCTGGCTCAGTGTTGGACACCTTCTCCCCTACACCATGTCAGATTCCAACTCAACCAATTTCACAAACCCatccaccttcatcctgctgggcgttcctggcctggaggcagcccatgtctggatctccatccccttctgtgcCATGTACGCCATAGTcatcttggggaacttcaccatccttTTCATCGTGAAGAGGGAGCCAAGCCTCCATcggcccatgtactatttcctctgcatgctggtcGTCACTGACCTGGTCCAGTCTACATCCGTCCTacccaaaatgctgagcatcttctggttcaattccagggagatccatttcagtgcctgcctcacccagatgtacttCCTTATCAGCTTCTCTGTGATGCAGTCTGGGATCCTTGTGGCCATGGCTTTTgatcgctacgtggccatctgtgatcccctgagacattccaccacTCTGACAAACCCTGTGGTGGCCAAAATTGGCCTGGCCATGGTGCTGCGTGGTGTCATGTTCATATTTCCCTATCCCTTCCTGGCGAGTAagtggccatattgcagaaccaacatcatTCCCTACACATACTGCAAGCACATAGCTGTAGTGAAGCTGGCCTGCACCGACATCCGCATCAGTAGTTACTACAGCCTCTCTGTGGCATTCTTTGTGACCGGTGTGGATGTGTTTTGTATTGCTGTGTCCTATacccagatcctcagggccatcttcagcctcccaaCAAAGGACACCCGCCTCAAGACTTTtgggacctgcagctcccacctctgtgtcatCTTAGCCTCTTATACCCCACATATCTTCTCCACCATCACGCAACGGTTTGGACACAATATGGCCCTGTATTTCCATGTTCTCATGGACAACGTGTGTCTCCTGGTGCCCCCCATGTTAAACCCCATCATCTATGGGGTGAGGACCCAAGAGATCTGGGATAGGCTGCTCCAGATCTTTACTCATAAAGGACCTAAAGCTTTCTCCTGGTGA